The sequence CGTGAGCTCTGCGTCTGCGATCTTGCGGAGGCGCTGGGCATGAACCAATCGGCAATCTCCCACCAGCTCAGGATACTCCGCAACGCCAGACTGGTCAAATTCCGTAAGGAGGGCAAAGAGGCTTGGTACTCTCTGGATGATGAGCACGTTATAACCCTTATGTGTCAGGGGATTGAACATATCTCACACGGAAAAGGAAAATGAGCATGATAAAATTCAAACATCTTAATAACAAATGCGCCGATGCCTGCTGCTCGGGCATACACGGAAATGAAATGCCTCACAGAGATACAGAGGTGAAACAGACACGCTCCGCATCCCTTAACATACAGGGGCTGGACTGCGCAGACTGCGCCGCGAAGCTTGAGGGCGCAATACAACGCATGGCGGGAGTGACCGAAGCGCAGATAAATTTCGCCG is a genomic window of Geovibrio thiophilus containing:
- a CDS encoding ArsR/SmtB family transcription factor, producing MVKETEKDLCDEKCIHPQSICLVRQSMLDENTIYDLSEMFKVLSEPSRIRILHALSRRELCVCDLAEALGMNQSAISHQLRILRNARLVKFRKEGKEAWYSLDDEHVITLMCQGIEHISHGKGK